In Phormidium yuhuli AB48, one genomic interval encodes:
- a CDS encoding tetratricopeptide repeat protein, whose protein sequence is MVLNITTQDGLDVAFATFGDDVIIMADLPPDQLDRLQSSPLTDAVYLVDGNNYFENNDVGRIVFGGPGDDTIIGGAGDDSLIGGAGDNVIFGGAGNDTLTGGPGNDVLSGGEGIDTLTGGGGSNRFILPDAPQNRDVITDFTTGSDKILLPDGVSFADIQVQNISDGALILRDGAALSIVLESEIRLEPDDFLTREDVANAEQLIAESEQALLQNPQNALAHNQRGEALYRLGRQDDAIRAFTIALTIDPARDSIYYTNRGRAHLAIRDELNAIGDFTQAIRSNPRNVQAFFGRGVVYSVAEEFDLAIRDYTQAIRLEPGIFASYYNRGLAHFQLEQYGEAIADFTRAIALNPDDVLQYFARGVAQEEAGNAPAAVPDYQRVIELDPNFADAHYRLGIAHRRFFNLRASRDSFEEAARLYEIQGNEEGLSNVAQERGRRGGLI, encoded by the coding sequence ATGGTTCTGAATATCACGACTCAGGATGGCCTCGATGTGGCATTTGCGACATTTGGGGATGATGTCATTATCATGGCTGACCTGCCGCCCGACCAACTCGATCGCCTCCAGAGTTCCCCTCTGACCGATGCAGTCTATCTGGTGGATGGGAATAACTATTTTGAAAATAATGATGTCGGACGGATTGTCTTCGGTGGGCCGGGGGATGACACAATTATTGGCGGTGCTGGGGATGACTCTCTGATTGGCGGTGCTGGTGATAATGTGATTTTCGGCGGTGCTGGCAATGATACTCTGACCGGCGGGCCGGGAAATGATGTTCTCTCGGGCGGCGAGGGCATTGATACTCTGACTGGGGGCGGTGGCTCGAATCGGTTTATTCTGCCTGATGCTCCGCAAAACCGGGATGTGATTACTGATTTCACAACCGGGAGCGATAAAATCCTTTTGCCAGATGGGGTCTCTTTCGCGGATATTCAAGTGCAAAATATTAGTGATGGGGCGCTCATTTTACGGGATGGGGCGGCTTTGTCGATTGTTTTAGAGAGTGAGATCCGACTCGAACCAGATGACTTTTTAACCCGTGAGGATGTGGCTAATGCTGAGCAGCTGATTGCGGAGAGTGAGCAAGCTCTGTTGCAAAATCCTCAAAATGCGCTGGCTCATAATCAACGGGGTGAAGCGTTGTACCGCTTGGGACGACAAGATGATGCGATTCGGGCCTTTACCATCGCCCTCACGATAGACCCAGCTCGGGATTCAATCTACTACACCAATCGGGGTCGGGCGCACTTAGCGATACGGGATGAGTTGAACGCGATTGGAGACTTTACCCAAGCCATTCGCTCTAATCCTCGCAATGTTCAGGCTTTCTTTGGACGGGGTGTGGTTTACTCTGTGGCTGAGGAGTTTGACCTGGCGATTCGTGATTACACTCAGGCCATTCGTCTTGAACCGGGGATTTTTGCCAGTTACTATAACCGGGGGTTGGCACATTTCCAACTGGAACAGTATGGTGAGGCGATCGCCGACTTTACACGGGCGATCGCACTCAATCCCGACGATGTTCTACAATACTTTGCCCGTGGTGTAGCCCAGGAAGAGGCCGGCAACGCCCCGGCTGCGGTTCCCGATTATCAACGAGTTATTGAGCTAGATCCCAATTTCGCTGATGCTCACTATCGTCTGGGGATTGCCCATCGACGCTTCTTTAACTTGAGGGCCTCACGAGACAGTTTTGAGGAGGCGGCCCGTTTATACGAGATTCAGGGCAATGAGGAGGGATTATCGAATGTGGCTCAAGAGCGGGGAAGGCGGGGAGGGCTTATTTGA
- a CDS encoding tetratricopeptide repeat protein — translation MTRQWQRQLFILLGLWLTWGTPDVWAGVTPRHLSRDSLQAQSLLEIQELPLVIEGRLDDNSEVGADGRLFDIYPFQGTAGDVLVVELVSHDVNAGWVVVDWERNIIDPHPEERNTGEETLRVELPRTGGYGVVVYGHQPGDRGNYHLTVRPATAAEDEETRLLEEAYHLNQQVLQLYEEGRYQEAIPLAQRVLEIREMELGESHPDVAQSLNNLAELYRNQGNYDAAESLLLRSLEISETALGESHPLVALSLNNLAALYLDQGNYDAAESLLLRSLEIRETALGESHPSVATSLNNLAALYWNQGNYDAAEPLFLRSLEIYETALGESHPLVAQSLNNLAELYRNQGNYDAAEALYLRSLEIRETALGESHPDVAQSLNNLAELYRNQGNYDAAEPLFLRSLDIWETALGESHPLVATSLGNLASLYLDQGNYDAAEPLFLRSLEIYETALGESHPDVATSLNNLALLYWNQGNYDAAEPLYLRSLEIRETALGESHPDVAQSLNNLAELYRNQGNYDAAEPLFLRSLDIWETALGESHPLVATSLGNLASLYQDQGNYDAAEPLFLRSLEIRETALGESHPHVATSLNNLAVLYRDQGNYDAAEPLYLQSLEISETALGKSHPDVATSLNNLAGLYRDQGNYDAAEPLYLQSLEIRETALGESHPHVALSLNSLANLHQAQGNTSQSLSFLQRGLEIEETNLAQNLAIGSEARKQAYVATLTGTTYQTLSLHLQDAPNHPEAARLALTTVLRRKGRILDAVTETQQLLRDNLSPELAPLLDEYTNAQTQLANRLYAGLGDQDPDIYRTEIDTLRQRMEQLENDLSRRSAEFRVATEPVEIEAVQALIPTDAALVELVQYRSWSQGWGKPRYAAYILHASGDPQWVDLGDAETIDHAAFAFLNATRVPNSEQRVQTTGRQLDELLMAPIRPLLGDATHLLLSPDGQLNLIPFAALVDEENRYLVQSYQLTHLTTGRDLLRLQYPRPSRQPPVLFANPNYDDADTSAVMQVAQATRGESQRSMEIEDLQFEELPGTQREVEAIAPLLENPIVLTEAEATENALKQVQAPSILHLATHGFFLQDVEFVPPQPRTDFTRGEIELVTGGGFGGLAAPPSDRPTSSENPLLRSGLAFAGFNSRDSEGEDGVLTALEAVGLDLRGTRLVVMSACETGVGDVANGEGVYGLRRAFVMAGAESQLMSLWKVADEETADLMGDYYQRLLAGEGRSEALREVQLDWLGRGKHPYFWASFLFSGQWTPMDDFTEK, via the coding sequence ATGACCAGACAGTGGCAGCGGCAGCTATTCATCCTCCTAGGGCTTTGGCTAACCTGGGGAACCCCGGACGTTTGGGCAGGAGTGACCCCCAGGCACTTGTCCCGAGACTCCTTACAAGCCCAGTCCTTACTGGAAATCCAGGAATTGCCTCTAGTGATTGAGGGTAGATTAGACGACAACAGCGAAGTGGGGGCTGATGGTCGTCTTTTCGATATTTACCCCTTTCAGGGAACTGCTGGAGATGTCCTAGTCGTTGAATTGGTCAGCCATGATGTCAATGCTGGGTGGGTGGTTGTGGATTGGGAGCGAAATATCATTGACCCCCACCCCGAGGAGAGAAATACAGGTGAAGAAACGCTGCGGGTTGAATTACCGAGGACTGGTGGTTATGGGGTTGTGGTTTATGGCCATCAACCAGGAGACAGGGGAAACTATCATCTGACAGTTCGCCCCGCCACGGCTGCTGAGGATGAGGAAACGAGGTTATTGGAGGAAGCCTATCATTTGAACCAACAGGTTTTGCAGTTATACGAAGAAGGTCGTTACCAAGAAGCCATACCCTTGGCACAACGGGTACTAGAAATCCGAGAAATGGAGCTAGGAGAGTCTCACCCTGATGTCGCCCAAAGCCTCAATAATTTGGCTGAACTCTACCGTAACCAGGGAAACTATGATGCTGCCGAATCTCTCCTCCTCCGCTCCCTGGAAATCTCGGAAACCGCTCTGGGAGAGTCTCACCCCCTTGTCGCCCTTAGCCTCAATAATTTGGCAGCACTCTACCTTGACCAGGGAAACTATGATGCTGCCGAATCTCTCCTCCTCCGCTCCCTAGAAATCCGAGAAACCGCCCTGGGAGAGTCTCACCCCTCTGTCGCCACCAGCCTCAATAATTTGGCAGCACTCTACTGGAACCAGGGAAACTATGATGCCGCCGAACCTCTCTTCCTCCGCTCCCTGGAAATTTATGAAACCGCCCTGGGAGAGTCTCACCCCCTTGTCGCCCAAAGCCTCAATAATTTGGCTGAACTCTACCGTAACCAGGGAAACTATGATGCCGCCGAAGCTCTCTACCTCCGGTCTCTGGAAATCCGAGAAACCGCCCTGGGAGAGTCTCACCCTGATGTCGCCCAAAGCCTCAATAATTTGGCTGAACTCTACCGTAACCAGGGAAACTATGATGCCGCCGAACCTCTCTTCCTCCGCTCCCTGGACATCTGGGAAACCGCCCTGGGAGAGTCTCACCCCCTTGTCGCTACCAGCCTCGGTAATTTGGCATCACTCTACCTTGACCAGGGAAACTATGATGCCGCCGAACCTCTCTTCCTCCGCTCCCTGGAAATCTATGAAACCGCCCTGGGAGAGTCTCATCCAGATGTTGCCACCAGCCTCAATAATTTGGCTCTACTCTACTGGAACCAGGGAAACTATGATGCCGCCGAACCTCTCTACCTCCGGTCTCTGGAAATCCGAGAAACCGCCCTGGGAGAGTCTCACCCTGATGTCGCCCAAAGCCTCAATAATTTGGCTGAACTCTACCGTAACCAGGGAAACTATGATGCCGCCGAACCTCTCTTCCTCCGCTCCCTGGACATCTGGGAAACCGCCCTGGGAGAGTCTCACCCCCTTGTCGCTACCAGCCTCGGTAATTTGGCATCACTCTACCAAGATCAGGGAAACTATGATGCCGCCGAACCTCTCTTCCTCCGCTCCCTGGAAATCCGAGAAACCGCTCTGGGAGAGTCTCACCCCCATGTCGCCACCAGCCTCAATAATTTGGCAGTACTCTACCGTGACCAGGGAAACTATGATGCCGCCGAACCTCTCTACCTCCAGTCCCTGGAAATTTCTGAAACCGCCCTGGGAAAGTCTCACCCTGATGTTGCCACTAGCCTCAATAATTTGGCAGGACTCTACCGTGACCAGGGAAACTATGATGCCGCCGAACCTCTCTACCTCCAGTCCCTGGAAATCCGAGAAACTGCCCTGGGAGAGTCTCACCCCCATGTCGCCCTAAGCCTCAATAGTTTAGCAAATCTCCACCAAGCCCAAGGAAATACATCCCAAAGCCTGAGTTTCCTGCAACGGGGCCTAGAAATTGAAGAAACTAACCTAGCCCAGAATCTCGCCATCGGCTCAGAAGCCCGAAAACAAGCCTATGTTGCCACCCTAACCGGCACAACTTACCAAACTCTTTCTCTCCATCTCCAAGATGCCCCCAACCATCCCGAGGCAGCTCGTCTGGCTCTAACCACAGTCCTACGCCGCAAAGGACGCATCCTCGATGCCGTCACCGAGACACAACAACTTCTACGAGATAACCTCAGCCCCGAACTGGCTCCGCTTCTGGACGAGTACACCAACGCCCAAACTCAACTGGCGAATCGCCTCTATGCCGGTTTGGGTGACCAAGACCCTGACATTTATCGCACCGAGATAGACACCCTCCGTCAACGGATGGAACAGTTAGAAAATGACTTATCTCGTCGCAGTGCTGAGTTCCGAGTGGCTACGGAACCGGTGGAAATCGAGGCAGTTCAGGCCCTGATTCCTACCGATGCGGCGTTGGTAGAACTGGTGCAATATCGTTCCTGGTCTCAAGGTTGGGGAAAACCTCGCTACGCCGCCTATATCCTCCATGCCTCCGGCGACCCCCAGTGGGTGGACTTAGGAGATGCCGAAACCATCGACCATGCCGCTTTTGCCTTCCTCAACGCCACTCGCGTCCCCAACTCCGAGCAACGAGTCCAAACCACGGGACGACAACTCGATGAGTTGCTGATGGCTCCCATTCGTCCTCTACTCGGAGATGCCACTCATCTACTCCTGTCCCCAGATGGTCAACTCAACTTGATTCCCTTTGCCGCACTGGTGGATGAGGAGAATCGTTATCTGGTGCAATCCTATCAGTTAACTCATTTGACCACGGGACGGGACTTGTTACGACTGCAATATCCCCGTCCCAGTCGTCAACCCCCGGTGTTGTTTGCCAATCCTAATTATGATGATGCCGATACCTCTGCGGTGATGCAGGTGGCACAGGCGACTCGGGGAGAGTCTCAACGGTCAATGGAGATAGAGGATTTACAGTTTGAAGAACTACCAGGAACTCAGCGGGAGGTGGAGGCGATCGCACCTCTGCTGGAGAATCCCATCGTTCTCACGGAGGCGGAGGCGACGGAAAATGCTCTCAAACAGGTTCAGGCTCCCAGTATTCTCCATTTAGCGACTCATGGTTTCTTTCTCCAGGATGTGGAGTTTGTACCCCCTCAGCCTAGGACGGATTTCACTCGGGGGGAGATTGAGTTAGTGACAGGGGGAGGGTTCGGGGGTTTGGCTGCTCCTCCCAGTGACCGTCCTACCAGTAGTGAGAATCCTCTGCTGCGTTCGGGGCTGGCATTTGCCGGGTTTAATAGCCGCGACAGTGAGGGAGAAGATGGAGTGTTGACGGCTCTCGAAGCCGTGGGGTTGGATTTGCGGGGGACTCGTTTGGTGGTGATGAGTGCTTGTGAGACGGGAGTGGGGGATGTGGCTAATGGTGAGGGGGTTTATGGCTTGCGGCGAGCCTTTGTGATGGCCGGGGCCGAGAGTCAGTTGATGAGTTTATGGAAGGTGGCGGATGAGGAGACGGCGGATTTGATGGGGGATTATTATCAACGGTTGTTGGCTGGGGAGGGACGGAGTGAGGCCTTGCGGGAGGTGCAGTTGGACTGGCTCGGTCGAGGGAAGCATCCCTATTTTTGGGCGTCGTTCCTGTTTTCGGGGCAATGGACGCCTATGGATGATTTTACGGAAAAGTGA
- a CDS encoding putative hydro-lyase, with product MQDINSFNAREIREAFRGGTLSQPTPGLAPGYVQANLVILPQSDAFDFLLFCTRNPKPCPILDVTEVGDWEPRQVAPGADLRTDVPLYRVWKSGTLVDEVTDIRDLWQEDFVGFLLGCSFSFEAVMLAAGLPVRHIEEGKNVPMYQTTIPCQSAGRFSGNMVVSMRPLTPKQAIQAVEVTGRFAKAHGAPLHFGNPEVLGIRNINSPDFGEAVTIRENEIPVFWACGVTPQLAIMKSQPGLAITHAPGYMFITDVRDEELTFS from the coding sequence ATGCAAGACATCAACTCCTTCAATGCCAGAGAAATTCGTGAGGCTTTTCGAGGGGGGACTTTGTCCCAACCCACTCCGGGTTTGGCGCCGGGGTATGTTCAAGCCAATTTGGTGATTCTGCCTCAGTCTGATGCTTTCGATTTTTTGTTGTTCTGTACCCGCAACCCGAAACCTTGTCCAATTCTGGATGTGACGGAGGTGGGGGACTGGGAACCTCGACAGGTGGCTCCAGGGGCGGATTTACGCACGGATGTTCCTCTCTATCGGGTTTGGAAATCTGGAACTCTGGTGGATGAGGTGACGGATATCCGAGACCTCTGGCAAGAGGATTTTGTGGGCTTTCTGTTGGGCTGTTCGTTCTCGTTTGAGGCAGTTATGCTGGCGGCGGGGTTGCCGGTTCGTCATATTGAGGAGGGGAAAAATGTGCCGATGTATCAGACCACAATTCCCTGTCAGTCGGCGGGGCGCTTTTCTGGCAATATGGTGGTTTCGATGCGTCCGTTAACGCCGAAACAGGCGATTCAGGCGGTGGAGGTGACGGGGCGCTTTGCGAAGGCCCATGGCGCTCCTCTGCATTTTGGTAATCCTGAAGTGTTGGGAATTAGGAATATCAATAGTCCTGATTTTGGTGAGGCGGTGACGATTCGTGAAAATGAGATTCCGGTGTTTTGGGCTTGTGGGGTGACGCCACAGTTGGCGATTATGAAAAGTCAACCTGGGTTGGCGATTACTCATGCGCCGGGCTATATGTTTATTACGGATGTTCGGGATGAGGAGTTGACGTTTTCTTGA
- a CDS encoding tetratricopeptide repeat protein — protein MTMIAAPPELLRLQPKPERRRSGRKVAQLQNNEFVVSFEDWIREGFHLLEGDRFEEALTLFDGVIEADARVAIAWMGKGFVLNELQRHEEAIDAFEQALHLDKTLYYAWVGLGRAREAKGSPELALSAYDPALEIDTEIVWAWYYRGLSLMTLEEYEAALASLDEALRLSPQWASIWHCRGWLLGTIEEYEGAIASFDQALALDSSDPWTWYYRGLSLAFAGETQTALESVSQALRIKPSLSRAQDLFEQLQSLLGE, from the coding sequence ATGACGATGATTGCAGCGCCACCGGAACTGCTGCGCTTACAGCCCAAGCCTGAGCGACGGCGCAGTGGACGCAAGGTGGCACAATTGCAGAACAATGAGTTTGTGGTGTCCTTTGAGGACTGGATTCGTGAAGGGTTTCATCTGCTGGAGGGCGATCGCTTTGAGGAGGCTCTGACCCTATTTGATGGGGTGATTGAGGCAGATGCTCGGGTGGCGATCGCCTGGATGGGGAAAGGGTTTGTCTTGAATGAGTTGCAACGTCATGAGGAGGCGATCGATGCCTTTGAGCAGGCGTTGCATCTGGACAAGACTCTCTATTATGCCTGGGTGGGGTTGGGGCGGGCCCGGGAAGCCAAAGGCTCACCGGAATTAGCCTTATCCGCCTATGACCCGGCCCTAGAAATTGATACAGAAATTGTTTGGGCTTGGTATTACCGAGGTCTTTCCTTAATGACCTTAGAAGAATATGAAGCCGCTCTAGCCTCCCTAGATGAAGCCTTGCGGTTAAGTCCGCAATGGGCCTCAATTTGGCATTGTCGCGGCTGGCTGTTGGGGACCATTGAAGAGTACGAGGGGGCGATCGCCTCCTTTGATCAGGCCTTAGCCTTAGACTCCAGCGATCCGTGGACTTGGTATTATCGCGGTCTCTCCCTAGCCTTTGCCGGAGAAACCCAAACCGCCCTAGAGTCCGTGAGTCAGGCCTTACGGATTAAACCCAGTTTAAGTCGCGCTCAGGACCTATTCGAGCAGTTACAATCCCTCTTGGGAGAGTAA
- a CDS encoding CHASE2 domain-containing protein, whose product MAYRLSIHQIEQSCLFDLTWGKGQRLTATVSFPQVLLTLYQQWRRAYLGYYKQALRGRVGATGQLSGPPVDWHSQLVQAEARFLSEFHRWLKRGELFDVRSQLATPSNSGSETGSDSGVIHGPEGESEGGQANPHETLFLTCSPLELARFPWETWEFGRHIEVVRSPPILSPTSAPNTLRRGRPRVLAILGDETGLNFKGERLALKAQRRCLDIHYVGWQPGEESRLLKDRICGAIADPQGWDVLFFAGHSNEAALLDGQVAIAPQTSLSIRDLSPYLRQAQQRGLQFALFNSCSGLDIAQALINLGLGQVAIMREPIHNEVAQEFLVQFLQRLSAGETVQTALRGAGEFLKLEKNLTYPSAYLVPSLFRHPESPPYRLPEQGWRGWWRRLRPTKSELVTVGSLLLLSLLPNVQPWLLDQRVGMQARYRDWTGQVAREEVPPVVLVLIDQQTFQRRGLSQYKPIDRQLLADVMSGVMETGVSVVGVDYLLDLQDPRGQDAALRQVLAEAFQRQVWSVLITARNPGGEWIELYPEVAEREWLLLGDAWVPFWHIRPRRDSPYQRTPFSYQLAIAHRLQQQEDAVLQGSREDQVQRFLQDESGLGLSPWAEQHPLTLWSYRWRQRWLQPLLDFSLPPEVIYERVLAWQLLESPEEALAELRREDWSDAVVIIAAGGYYEAGIDRDGGDNLPPPPAIRYWQRRQGRRGTVFMGGEAHAYMTHHFLTSHLVIPIPDSWLLLVTVLGGKVVLVYGRDRWRGRSCYWGGVGAIALYGGVSLQVYSSAGLLLPWLFPALAIAFYSWNLSRFE is encoded by the coding sequence ATGGCCTACCGACTCAGCATCCATCAAATTGAGCAAAGTTGTCTGTTTGACCTGACCTGGGGAAAGGGACAGCGTTTAACCGCCACCGTCAGCTTCCCCCAGGTGCTGTTGACTCTCTATCAACAGTGGCGACGGGCCTATTTGGGCTATTACAAACAAGCCTTGCGAGGACGGGTGGGGGCGACGGGACAGTTATCAGGGCCGCCGGTGGACTGGCATAGTCAATTGGTGCAGGCGGAGGCTCGCTTTCTCTCGGAGTTCCATCGTTGGCTCAAACGAGGGGAGTTGTTTGATGTGCGATCGCAATTGGCCACTCCGTCTAATTCTGGCTCGGAGACGGGGTCAGATTCGGGGGTCATCCATGGCCCCGAGGGGGAGTCAGAGGGGGGACAGGCTAACCCCCATGAAACCCTATTTTTAACCTGTAGTCCCCTAGAACTGGCTCGCTTTCCCTGGGAGACTTGGGAGTTTGGACGGCATATCGAAGTGGTGCGATCGCCCCCGATTCTCTCCCCCACCTCCGCCCCCAATACGCTGCGACGGGGACGACCTCGGGTATTAGCCATTTTGGGGGATGAGACGGGTCTCAATTTTAAGGGGGAGCGTCTGGCACTCAAGGCCCAACGACGCTGTTTAGATATTCACTATGTGGGTTGGCAACCGGGAGAGGAGTCGCGACTGCTCAAAGACCGTATTTGCGGGGCGATCGCCGACCCTCAAGGTTGGGATGTTCTCTTTTTCGCCGGTCACAGTAACGAGGCGGCGTTACTCGATGGACAGGTGGCGATCGCCCCCCAAACCTCCCTATCGATTCGCGACCTCAGTCCCTATCTCCGACAGGCCCAGCAACGGGGCTTACAGTTTGCCCTATTTAACTCCTGTTCGGGCCTGGATATTGCTCAAGCCTTGATTAACCTGGGTTTGGGTCAAGTTGCCATCATGCGCGAACCCATCCACAATGAGGTGGCCCAGGAGTTTTTGGTGCAATTTCTGCAACGACTCTCAGCGGGAGAGACAGTACAAACCGCCTTACGAGGAGCCGGTGAGTTCCTGAAATTAGAGAAAAATCTCACCTACCCCTCCGCCTACCTCGTTCCCTCCCTATTCCGCCATCCCGAGTCTCCACCCTATCGTCTGCCAGAACAGGGGTGGCGGGGCTGGTGGCGACGGTTACGACCCACAAAATCCGAGCTGGTGACGGTGGGGTCTCTGCTGTTGTTGAGTCTCCTGCCCAATGTACAGCCTTGGCTGTTGGATCAACGGGTGGGGATGCAGGCCCGCTATCGGGATTGGACCGGTCAGGTGGCCCGGGAAGAGGTGCCACCGGTGGTGTTGGTTCTGATTGACCAACAGACCTTTCAGCGGCGTGGTCTCAGCCAATATAAGCCCATTGACCGTCAGTTATTAGCGGATGTGATGTCGGGGGTGATGGAGACCGGTGTGTCTGTGGTGGGGGTGGATTATTTACTGGATTTACAGGACCCCCGAGGACAGGATGCGGCCTTGCGTCAGGTGTTGGCGGAGGCGTTTCAGCGTCAGGTTTGGTCTGTCTTGATTACAGCCCGTAATCCTGGGGGAGAGTGGATTGAACTCTATCCTGAGGTGGCAGAACGGGAGTGGCTGCTGTTGGGGGATGCCTGGGTTCCCTTCTGGCATATTCGTCCCCGTCGTGACTCTCCCTATCAGCGTACTCCCTTTAGTTATCAGTTGGCGATCGCCCATCGGCTTCAGCAGCAGGAGGATGCGGTTTTGCAGGGGTCACGGGAAGACCAGGTGCAGCGGTTTCTCCAGGATGAGTCGGGGTTGGGGTTATCGCCTTGGGCTGAGCAGCATCCGCTGACGTTATGGTCCTATCGTTGGCGTCAGCGTTGGTTGCAGCCTCTGTTAGATTTTTCTCTTCCCCCCGAGGTGATTTATGAGCGGGTTTTGGCTTGGCAGTTACTGGAGTCCCCAGAGGAGGCGTTGGCGGAGTTGAGGCGAGAGGATTGGTCCGATGCGGTGGTGATTATTGCAGCGGGGGGCTACTACGAGGCGGGCATTGACCGGGATGGGGGGGATAATCTGCCACCTCCCCCGGCGATACGCTATTGGCAACGGCGTCAGGGACGGAGGGGAACGGTGTTTATGGGGGGTGAGGCTCATGCCTATATGACTCATCATTTCCTCACCTCTCATTTGGTGATTCCGATTCCTGATAGTTGGTTGTTGTTGGTGACGGTATTGGGCGGAAAAGTGGTTTTGGTTTATGGTCGCGATCGCTGGCGGGGTCGGAGTTGCTATTGGGGGGGAGTAGGGGCGATCGCCCTCTATGGTGGGGTCTCGTTGCAGGTTTATAGTAGCGCCGGGCTGTTGTTGCCTTGGTTGTTTCCGGCGTTGGCGATCGCTTTCTATAGTTGGAATTTGAGCCGGTTTGAATAA
- a CDS encoding DUF1822 family protein, with translation MTYSSQCQLLDLDPDQGTTVHLTTGAVNWAVEVCQDEIDTNHQWFCFLRAMAIRGLQQWLDQGAEALPLDYSRETAPQSGVNCQVKGFRLCLVVQGSLSDGVISIPRYTLKDPLNFAHLYILAEVQEEADQVKILAGLRRDRLVSFKESGNLALSRKGHYHVPLEDWDLSPEDLLLYLHCLNPETLETLNPETRASSPYLCPQPRLNVRDWLRDQLDTVAERFHWTLLPPLATAHQLMSVQTPAEELETLLRDLEQQGVVIPQTARGAYQELNHQGLPGRLYALTWKVLDSHYSPEWSLFLFLGPRPGAPLEPGTQLIVQDETSVLVRQSLNEDSGQAYLYTQVIGQMDEQFTVSIIAADGTPLTLPPFTFHT, from the coding sequence ATGACTTACTCTAGCCAATGTCAACTTCTCGACCTTGACCCGGATCAAGGAACAACCGTTCACCTGACCACTGGGGCTGTGAATTGGGCGGTTGAAGTCTGTCAAGACGAAATCGATACGAATCACCAATGGTTTTGTTTTCTACGAGCCATGGCAATTAGGGGGTTACAACAATGGCTCGATCAGGGTGCGGAAGCGTTACCCCTCGATTACAGTCGCGAAACGGCCCCGCAATCTGGTGTGAACTGTCAGGTCAAGGGATTTCGCCTCTGTCTGGTGGTTCAAGGAAGCCTCAGCGATGGCGTAATTTCCATTCCCCGCTATACCCTCAAAGACCCTCTCAACTTCGCCCATTTATATATCCTGGCGGAAGTGCAGGAGGAAGCGGACCAAGTGAAAATCTTAGCGGGATTGCGTCGCGATCGCCTGGTGAGCTTTAAGGAGTCGGGAAATCTAGCCCTAAGCCGTAAAGGTCATTATCATGTGCCCCTGGAGGACTGGGACCTCTCTCCTGAAGACCTCCTGCTCTATCTACATTGTCTTAATCCCGAGACTCTGGAAACTCTCAATCCTGAGACTCGGGCCTCCTCGCCTTATTTGTGTCCCCAGCCGAGGTTGAATGTGCGTGATTGGCTGCGAGACCAACTTGATACGGTGGCGGAGCGGTTTCACTGGACGTTGCTCCCTCCTCTTGCGACGGCTCATCAGTTGATGTCGGTGCAAACCCCCGCCGAAGAACTGGAAACCTTGCTGCGAGACTTGGAACAGCAGGGGGTAGTTATTCCCCAAACCGCCAGAGGTGCCTATCAGGAGTTAAATCATCAGGGACTCCCCGGCCGTTTATATGCTCTCACCTGGAAGGTCTTGGATTCCCACTATTCTCCGGAATGGTCGTTGTTTCTCTTTCTCGGACCCCGTCCTGGGGCCCCCCTGGAGCCGGGAACTCAACTGATTGTTCAGGATGAGACCTCGGTCTTGGTTCGCCAAAGTTTAAATGAAGACTCCGGCCAGGCCTACCTCTATACTCAAGTTATTGGTCAGATGGATGAGCAATTTACCGTCAGTATCATTGCCGCCGACGGAACGCCCCTGACTCTGCCCCCCTTTACCTTTCACACCTGA